A window of Bemisia tabaci unplaced genomic scaffold, PGI_BMITA_v3 genomic DNA:
TGCCATGATCAGAGCTCAAAACTGTTGAATTTAAGTGTAATTTCGTGCCAACTATTTACACTGTTATAAACTAAACCACCTTCAACTTACTGTTTGGAATGTTATTGAATTTCATGGAGTCTACTTCACAAAAATCTGTTTCATGCAAAAGTTTTCTCCGTCTATcattctctcatttcttgaggaTGGTGTAAAATTGGCACTATTTTGGCTCAGATGATGATTTGTACGCATAAACTATGAAGTTTGATTAAAGTGTAACCAGCAATATTTCCAAAATGGTCAaactaaataattttattaaaagattATTAATTTAGTCTTTTGGTTTGGTCCAGATACAGTAATAGTGCTCCTATTAACCGACGATTTACGGTGAGGGCTGCGTCACATAATCAAAATCACCTAgaaaagactgaaaaaatgtcatttctATGTAACCAAAAAATACAAGGTTGgctaattttacattggatttGTAAAACATAGTCATTCAATGGGAAAGAAACGCAAAAAACCACTTACACTGTTCGGCcaaaaaatcggtttttgttGTATCAGCCAACTTGTCATAACCAaaaactcattgtcagtcatGACTACTTCAGATAACTGAAGCGTGGGATAATCAGTGGTTGGGGTATTGGGGTGTTATTTCATcagtatttttcagaaaaggcTTTTCTTCtgtatattttgtttttaagaaaaaccgcTCTAAtaagtatttcttttttttcttagtaattTAGTGTACGAAGAATTCGCAAATAACTTTTTTGTGCACCCATTGTCGGAACCCGTAAAAATGTTCTTCTTACCCGCATTTTCTTCATGGTCTGGTTTCCCTCATCAGCAGTTCTTACAATTTATCCGTACTTCAGAGAACATCAGTTACTCGAGCAATCTACTTTATTCTGTCCTAGCCCTCACAGAACAATGCATGGGTAAGTCATGGCTCGAATAATTTTGGTggccgtcttttttttttttttcataggcaCAGTTAAACTTATTATTTAAGTGTAAATGTTTATATATCTGACTTGTATCTCAGACCTAGTATTAGAGGCAAAACTTAaaatcaatggccaaagtttAGAACcttgtaactccgtttgcaACATTCCAGActacctgtcatactttattctttctttggaaaactagtcaatgtaacttcttgaaaatttcctcgatttttcttctattttagcagtgtactctgcataaatttcaagctaaaagCTTGGTTTTCTTCGAAAGATAAAAatggagcggaaattttgagacattgcaTTAGAGGTACAAGGccttgcactttagccattgatatgatGGATGCAAAAACATAATGAAGGCAAGTCTATCTTGGAAGTAGAAATTTTTATCTTATCTCTAAATTTAACATCAATATGATTTTCCCTCATTTAGGGGTGAATTTTAATAATATGCATATTGATATTGCTTTGACTTGAAACCTCCTAAGGTATTCCTTACTTGCATGTAACATATTTGTGGAAATTCCAAAGGACTTCTAATCAAAACATTCTTAAGgagcgttttaaaatttttgaccacctcatcaattttgaaaaaagatatgTGCGTGGCAGTTTAGGACTGAAAACACATGCATGATTGGGATGCAGACAAGATTGGAAAATCTTACAATGCATGGAACGAGTATCATTAGCATAAACCACTCAAGATTCTATTCAATTTCAAGCTCACTTAGGCGTTTAAAACCCTCCTGCAGGTAGATTCCTTCTGCTCATAGCAGTTCTATGTGTAAAGGGCCCCTGTCTTGGTAATTAAAGGTTTCAACTTCGATTTCCACCACGACTGAAGTATAATGATACTTTTAATCCAGCTGCCAAAAGATCAGTACTCAAAACAGAAAAgtactttttaaaaaagtccATTGTTGGTAGACCCCTACCATTTGATGACAAATgatcaactttcaaataattttgtttaattttaataatttctaaAATATGGACATTTCTCTCTTGTTCAGCAGCTGAAAACGTCAGCTGGGAAATACTGTCAGAGCATCTGCAAGTTTTAGCGTTACTCAGCTGTAACATAACAAAATTGCATGGTTTACGAAAGTCCAACACAGAAGATAATGAAGATAGCTCCTCTGATGAAGAAGCGGACATTGAAAATGCATATAGGAATAAACATGAAGCCCAAGTATGTATTCTCCCTTTTTTCTGCACCATATATAAATTTTGTTCTCTTTAACAATTTTGTGGGAATCTTGATAAATTGGTGAGTAGACGTACACATGTTATAAGTTTAGTTAAGTTAACGTGTTTTCATagcaaaatttttcttaaagtCTAATGAATGGGCCAAAAATTGATAATCTTTGAGTAAAAACTAGGTACTCATAGTGAAATGTTGAGTTATAAGCAAAATGCAATcacaaactttaaaagcttgtaggTCTGAAAGTCAATAACATTTTTCCAACTTATTTAAGTTGATATTCTAACACTAGTGTTTGATTCTGTGTTTAACTTTATATGCAATTATAAAATGTATCATATAAAGACGTTATGAGATTTGTTTTCTCTGGTTCACTATAAGTTAATCACCTTTATTTTCACCATCCTCATTCTaaccttttacttttttttcagctactGCGTGAATGTAGTGCGCTGATAAACAATCCTAACAGGGTCAACTATTTGCTTCAAGCTGTGGAGCATTGTGATGATAGCCATGTCATGCAGTCTCTTTGTAAATTGTGCCATAACCTCTTGATTTCACAGAAACAAGCAGTTCATCAGTACAAGTAagcaattcatttttcatgatgtGAAATGATACTcatatcatgaaatttatttttaaaatcaaactcaAATGGGACTAAAGAGCCTTCAAACGACTGCTTCAGTATATATTCCTTTCTTGAAGCGAAAAAATGGGGGTTGGTGGGGGTTGAATGATATATTCAGGAgtagagagaataaaacaattcCATCTGtaaagaaatttcaagattttttaaaaccatGCGATTTTTGGCTAGGCGACCCAAAGATGGTCTCAAATAATAGTTGTTTGGGGCTGGTTGATGATGAGGGACTGCAAGAAGATAGGGCTATAACTGGAAAGCGCAAGATTACCACCTGGGGATTTTTGAAGtgtccaaaaagaaaaaaaatatcagtgtGAGAAAATTTTCGGTAGAAATCATGGGGTCTTTCTAACAACATTATTTCTTCAAAGTAAATTGCAGCAATGTATAGAGAGGGCTTCAAAATCTAGATACAATCTGCTGTATAACAGGTATTGTATGCCTGTAAGGTAACCAGTTGCAATACAACTGAAATTCTTTCAGTTAGTGACTGAAAGAAAAAGACTTTAGAACGCGTTCGTAGGCAAGAAACCCACTAACAAGCTCATCATCTCTTACACAAAGGAACGTATCACTTTTGCCCTATTTCAGTGTTTCAGAGAACATTTTATTTTGTCTCGGTAAAATCATCCTACAAATTAGTTTACGATTGATCAATTGATAATGTTTTTGGTTTCCTTTAACTCTTCGGTCTTTATATATAACAGTATGTTATTGTGTAAATCTGTCCAGCAACCCAATGGGTATTGGCCATGATGCAATAGACTGGTCACTACTTGTCCTCTTTCAGAGCATTTgcgatttttgtgtaaaaataatatttttcaatttcagaattttataTCTGCTTGCTCTGCAGCCAAGTTTCCTAGCCAAACTGTGGAATGCCATCTTGTCTGTAAGGCAAGcaactttatttgggaactcctCATCTCTACTTTCTGATCTTTCTTTTGGAATTATGTTAACTCCTACTGATGCGGACCGTATCGTCCCTCTCCTGGCAACGTTTTGCGCATTATTCTCTCTGCTCAATGCTACTTTGCATGATGGTGAATTCTACAATGATGATCAGCAGCAACCGAGTAAGTTCGGACTCAGTTTTTCATTGTGGAGAAAGTACATTTCTTCTTGTACGAAAGCAGTGgtaatattttgaagttccttgcttgaaaaaataactttagtcaatttgtttttatttccgGATGCACAGCAACGGCAACTGATAAGATATTGTGCCTCAGAAAATAATATGGGACCAACCAAAGTTGTTTTTTCAATTaaggaacttcaaaataacagcatttttcaatggtaaaaaaatttgaactttattGCTTTATAGctaaaatgatttttgaactcaAGCCAAAACTTTTAGTGGAAGATTATCTCATCATGAGGTTTCGTTTTGGCCACATTTTAACAAAGTCTCTAAGTTCCTCCGAAAAGGGGCAATCTTGTGATGGGCGCTCTCGCAAATAAATCTGGACTGGTTTTGGTGGATTTGGTTCTGAATTGGGTTTCCAcgaaaaaggacaattttttgaCAGGCTCTCTCACAAATAACTATGGATTGGCACTGTTGGTCTAACAAGAACagttaattttcaaaagattctgaaaaattcactgtGAGGTTCTTTAACGTCCTCCCGCAATTTTAGAGATGTCCATCAGAGACGTTTTATTCTGTATCATGatgtttttgtcattttaagTCAATTCCAAGAACACAAAGCTGTTATTTGTTTTACTGATGTCCCAAAGTATCTTCTCTCCCTAATTCTATTTAGTACAGTcttctgaattttaaagtttctgtgaatttgaatttttacaggTGGACTCATGCCTTTCTCTCTTTCGTCACTGGTTCAGATGACATTAATTTTGAGGGATGTAACTTTGGGTCTCGTGGAGCTGGCTTACCCTGAAACACGACCCAGTGTTCGAGACCAGTACAGATTTGAAGGCTTCTCATCTTCCTCCAGTACTTTTGAGTCTGTTGATACTGTTGTATGGGCTCATCTGTTCAAAGTAAGTTTACGACTGCTTTCTATTTTTAGGATCATCAGTAGTCAATTGCCGCccaatcgcaattttatctaaactCATCATGATTATTTCAAAGATAATATTGTCAATAATGAGCATTGATAAAGTAGTGATTTTGATTCAGTAAATTGttttaaatcgcaattttcattttctataatatatggaaaaaatgttcattgatAAAATTGCAGTAAGCTACCAATTGAATGCAACCAGAGTGATAATCGCTCATTTGGTTTGTCTTCTAAAATCCTTgagacattaaaaaaaatagtcgaAAGATACCGTGATTTTAATTATGAAACCAACTTTTTACTAATCGATGAATTACAAAACATTGTCAAACTTGTAACTGCTTCTCTAAAGAAATGAACTTTACAGGTTTGCGTTGCGCTATTAAGGAATTTGAACGCCCGTGATTTGCGTCGACAGTTCTGTCCAGACAATCATTGGGTAAGCAGTAACATATCTTTGCACCAGTTTGAAAAACCCACGACTCTCTCAATGCATAGAAGAGGCAGGCTGCGAGCTTTGTATCGTCCTTTCATGGAAAGACCCAGTCTAACAAGAGAGGAGCTaggtaaattttttctctctttctctctcatttttaacACATTGTATGTGAAGTAAGTGCTGAGGTGTGctttatcattcattttttttttttttatggttttaatGCGTTTTATCGGGTAGATCCTGCGGCCTTGGATGGGGTCTGGAAATATTAAGAGGGTAATTTGTTAGTTTGTTTTAGGTATAGAAGAATAGGAGTGTTAATTAGGTTTAGATTTAGAGATTTGAGATGATTTGTAGGGGATAGAAGATTAGAAGAGCTTTAATCATTCATTTTTagtaaaactttttcttctcaGCAGGGGTGTAACAAATTTCAAAGAGCAAGGTGCCTCTCGTGATCCAGTATTTTTGCTTATCGACTAACTTCTTTTTGTTTCATAGAATGATGTCTAACTTCATAAAAAAGAATGCCGAATTTCACAACAAAATAATAGGTGGTTTGATCTAGTTTTATGATGATGAGTAATAAAGAAAGTCAAATTGTCTTATGGCCCAAGATATACCTCAAATCTAACAAGATCTGCAGACCTCAAGATTGGACATCCTCAGCACCCTTGATTTTTAGTTCTTTTTAGGAGGATACTCATGTTCATATTCATTTGCCAACAAAAGCTTTGCAAGCTTTGCTTTTTGTGCAAGCTTTGTTAGCTTgcactaaaaattacacaagGATGAATTCATGAAACGCAATGAAAAATACTGAAGTGACCAGCATACAGCTGTACAACATTCACTTCAAGCATGAAAAGTTTTGTCTTTTTAACTTTGAAAGCTCTCTGTTAAATTTTCGGTAAACTGTAACCAGTATTATAATCAAGCACCgttgaagtttattttatttcaaataggTGCCTATTCAGCAGAGGAAAAGCacacttgttttttttctgtagATTCCTCTCGAAAAACGTTTCAAGATCATGGAAAAGATCAAATGCGGATGCACACTTGTTCAGTTCAATTTatagttgaaaaaaattatattatatCTCCACAAAAGGAAAAGAGCTAGTGATATATGAATTTATCAGttatgcaaaattaggaggtctcgcaGTTTATAGAATGGAAGTCTGATCATGcctaaaaaaagtttcaaagcttCTGTTTTTTCCCCACAGTGGTTCTCAGggtaaaaaacaattttagctTTAGTTCAGATTTACTCTGCTCGGTTTATTCATTTCAAATCTgtatttttcgtatttttcttctccttttttccccctctcctaAGAAAAGTCTTGTTCTTTCTCAAGCATGTGACATAAAAACTGAAGATACGAAAGTAACAAATTTTCAAGCCCCTCGCAATGTGGAACGAGAGTTTATCTTGGAGAATTTTAACTGTTAACATGGTAACTGAACACTTCTAGCCTTTTTTTTTGGTTAGGagcctttcaaatttttgtcgtATGTTTAAAATTGGTGTTTATCATCACGATTTGCAGAGGAAGGACCTCCACCATCAACGAAAGAAATCAGGGTCATGACGATTCTCAAAGAGCTGCCATTCACAATTCCATTCCAAGAACGTGTGGTAGTGTTTCAAAACATGGTTTACAAGGATAAAATGATCCATCGCGGGCTCTCCTCTCATTTCTTCGATGGCTCGGAAATTAGAATAGGCGTACGTCGGAATTACCTGTATGAGGatgcttttgaaaaattatcccTAGAAAATGGTGAGTAAAATCTAAACCTACTGCATTTTGGATGTTTTATAAGTTTTTATTTAAGAGCACTTGCACTGAGCACTAACAGGGCGTCGTAAGATCCAGGAATTACCTTGGAAGGAGACATTTCTGACGAAGATTCTTGTGAGAACCGCATTTTCAAGTTTTATAAAGTTCGAAATAGGTATCTGGCTGACcaaaagaggcttaaagttgTAACAAAAAGAACGTTCCTCATTAGCTCAAAGCTTATAATGTCTAATGAGGCGGCAACCCATGGTTTCAACCATGTTAAATCCGATGCAACATGGCCATCGTACCATTCAAATCACTAACAAATGATAATATTTCAAATAAGGGATACAAATATTCACTTCAAACAGTAGTATTAGTGCAAGCATGCTCATGAAACATGACTTCCTTTTACAATTGTGACctaaaagtaaataaacaaacaagggTTAAATAATAAACGAAGGCCAATCCTTCATGAGATTTGTTGGCACGATGTTTTGCCATTTCAAACAGAGTTGCATTTTTGGCGACTTTAAAAGTCTTTCTCAGCTAAAATTTGAGtaaatatgaaatgaaaaacttaGGCATTCTCTCTTTTTATGTACTCTCTAATAATAGTAATAAtgaataaatagataaatagagaaaaaaactgCAACAGCTTTATTGTACAGGATGATCCAGAAGTTCCGTACCACCAGCACCATGCATTACCCATGTAACTTTCTAACAAATTGGGATagagaattgaaatttttcgagtgtttttttcttaactcaaaGAAAATGACCTCTGAGAACCCTCCAACATTTTTAGAGGGACACAATATTTTTGCAGGGATCATTCAGAAAAGAAGCAAGAACCCTAGAGATTAAAGAGGTGGTGCGGGACTTTCGAAACACTCTATATTAAGCTATTGAAGAATAAGCTCAGTCTCATTTCCTTGTTATTGTCATTAGAACCAAGAGTATAACTTACCAAACAATTAAGAGagtaatttttcctctattgCAAAGATTTATACTACAGTAAGTAACCAAAATAACGTCCTGTATTATAACatcaattcaaaattctttGTTTCAGAACCAGATCTGCGGAACGTCATGCGTGTCCAATTAACAAGTACAATAGGGGTTGATGAAGTGGGCATCGATGGAGGAGGTCTTTTCCGTGAGTTTCTAGCTGAGTTGTTGAAAACAGCATTTGACCCCAACCGAGGGTTCTTCAGACTGACCACCGACAATCTATTGTACCCCAACCCAAACGTTCATCTGCTGCATCAAAACTTTCAACCACATTACTTTTTCATAGGCCGAATGTTGGGAAAGGTATGGCACCTCTTGATTGAGttctcatcatttttcaaaatctaaggaattttgcaacaaaagctaatttcaaaataaattactgTAATTATGACCATCCATGGAGAATGGGACCTTTGCCGATAACTTAGAAGGCTAAGACAAATTTTACTCGGTATTTGGACTGCTATCGTTGACCTTGTAAAagcatcaaaataaaattttattatcACGCTAAATTGGCACAGCTTGAACAGGCAGGTAACAAATCTTTACTGGATCTGTTAATAAAATTCAACTAAAATAAGTTCcaggaaaaaagtgaaaatgataCATTCTTAAAGTATTTTTGAACTCCAAGTCTAAGTTTGTATTCAAGTTTTTCCCTGTCGGATTTTTTTAGGCTATGTATGAAAACTTACTGGTTGAACTTCCCTTGGCTGAGTTTTTCCTATCAAAAATAACAGGACGGAATTGCGATGTCGATTTTCACAATCTAGCGTCTCTAGATCCGGTCATTTACCGAAATCTACTTTATCTTAAAACATACGATGGAGATGTAGCGGATCTTGGTTTGGACTTTACCGTTATGACCAATGATTTTGGAGAGTGCAAGgtaaaactgacttttttatctctcttttcaaaaattttcacaaggGTTTTACTGATTGATTTGAAATTAATGTGTATGAGCGTAAATGAACTAACCGCTTTGTAAAAAGTAGGATTTTCTTTAACCCTTTGCCGATCCCTCTGAAGTATATCCGGGCTTCAAAAAGCGTCTTTGTAAGCTCTCTCATAAATATACTCggattttgtccatttttgcATTTCCCACCTTGGCAACTATTTGAATCATCATAGCTGGCTATATAGTCAGGCTACTATTAGCCTGTACATTCATCTTATCAAGGGCGTTGTGAAGAACAGCTTTAGCAACCCATTAAAAGAGTCGGTGCAGTTTAAAACGCTAAACCGATAGAACGGTTGGTGGAATTTTGACTGTCCACCAACCGTCCTATCGGTTCAAAAGTTTACGGTTCAAGTTCCTAATTTACgaccttttttcctctttttccctttAATATTTGACTATTAACCCTTAAAAAGTTTCCGTCCTTCCAAATTTTTAGGACctttccaaatttttacgtCCTGAGGCAGGCAAGTGATGGAACCTCTGCCTCAATTATGCTAAACATTGtctgtacttttttttaaacatagtcGTAAAACTTTGCAGCAGTTCatcctttttcctctttcattgATTTTGAGTTCTTTCTCTTTTGACAGGTGAATGAATTAAAACCAGGAGGTTCAAACATCCCTGTAACCAACGCCAATAGGATAGAATACATTCATCAAATGGCAGATTACAAACTGAATAAACAGATTAGGGCGCAAGTTTCTGCTTTCAAGCAAGTAAGTTTTGggtttattataaaataaagttttcttttcaaaattctttatTGGACTGATACTTAGAAACTAGGAGAGAAAGATCTTGAATTTGGAGCGTAGCAAAAATCCATgttaaatatgattttttcaatACCTGATTATGATGGACCCTTAGACAAGGTCTGAGGTTTAGAAAAAAACGTCTTTCATTTCCTCCTCAAATCTTacgttgaaaaaaattctcagaaaaggAAGTTCGGAAATCAACTACTGGATGAGACAAGACACCGAAATAGAGGGTAGATTATGTCAATGATGTAATACGCAGCACTACTTTCTGCTTAAGTTCGAATGAAGGCATGAACTTCAATGGTTTTTTTGGGTAATTCCTATTTATACGGAAAGTCCATTTAAAATGCTGTGTAAAAATTGTTGGCCTTATTTTTGTTCATATGTTCGCTGGTTGATTATTTTTGAACTCAAATTCTGATGATCATGATTCTTTTTTCAGGGATTAGCAAATGTCATTCCGTTAGATTGGTTGTATATGTTCAACAGCAAAGAGCTTCAAGTACTGATTTCTGGCGCTGAGGTTCCTGTAGATTTAGCTGATTTAAAAAGTCACACCTATTATAGTGGTGAGTATTGAAACTTCATTCAGCCTCTTCACACTGAAATCGTTGCTTCTAAAGTCCCTACTCGTGACaaatattcattcaattttagttttaattgtTTCCCattaaagaagagaaagaaatacCATTAGTGCTTGAAAAAGAGGTTGTTTTTGAGCAGTCAATTAAATTAAGCTTGCAAAAGCTTTTAACTTAGtactgactgaaaattttttgctctttattattttcatagacAGTCGGAAACCCTGCAATGTTGTGTTCATTCGTCAAATATTGTTAGCGAAAATCCTGTTTCATAAGCAAAATATCTTATCACTCCTGAACTAGCATTTTTTGCCCGCCAAACCCAGCAGTATGAGTAATCAGAAGGGCAACAGAATACTTTTGAATGATCTGTAGAGCAATATCCATGGTGCTATCATTGCTATCTATTGAGAAATTGGGCGAACTCGCctattaattgtttgagtcaactCATCTATGCACAGTTGTTTTGAGGTGCCCCTCACGAGTATATATGTTATATGTTGTATTTATATTGCATCGTCTCTGTAGAGCCCCTATACCATATCCAAGAACATCATACCACAAAACGACATCATGTGAAGTTCAAATTGCGAGTCTCAGGATTCGTCACAGTTTTTTCAGTCACAATCATATCATCTGCAAAGAAGATGAACGCATCTGTAACTTCTGCAATTTATCACCTCTCACCGTCAAACACGTGattatggactgctctgccctcagGGATCTCCACTCATCGATTTACTCACCAACAGCCAAAAGGAATACAAACCCACTAAcctgcgatgaacccaatgtcacaaccaaactattgaaactttttgcctaccttaatttaaaaatctgaatatttGTATATGCGCCCAtcttccatattttttttaaacaggtttatagcctaagatgctgaatgtctaaaaataaattaactaactaactctcTATTAGCAAATGGGTTCATAACTGTCATCTCAGTTagtctaaaaaaattgaggaacacgggttcagataatttttattttgggttTTCTGTAGAGCTCCTTCAGAAATTGACATCTAGAGTGAGGACTTAATTATAACTCAGAAAATGCTGTTTTTAATTCTGTTTTAGGTGGTTTCTCTGATAAACATCCCACAATTGACTTATTTTGGAGGGTTATGGAGGATTTTAGTGAGGTGCAGAAGAAGCAAGTGTTGAAATTTGTGACAAGTTGCTCGCGGCCTCCATTACTAGGATTTAAGGTAAGAAAATTTGATActgtaagccaaaaaaatatctttgagaAAAAAAGGCTGCTTGCAATTAAGGCATTTTGGTTGACGATGGAGGTGGATGCCAGTGTTCTTGTCATCAATTCTCTCCAAAGAAGTTATACTTCATTAAGTGCTTCCTGTCAATTTTTGCCATTACAACGGAAATT
This region includes:
- the LOC140225831 gene encoding ubiquitin-protein ligase E3C-like isoform X1, translated to MYSFEGQFRRLPEQNLAGASRKQERDELLQKAHFDRKKREDDRKRLVCAVQLQAAIRSFIARQKVKAILRSEFDQAVKQSERQSVDLNALGQLSTRLLFFYKAEVDNHRLIWLAKHLLKLSPAVNVSSCQNKSSPWRWRLKRLLFLNLQLLKIDIESVAAPLRVLEVFTSEVNDSSVSKETSTQHLVEILEFLVSRGFFGRLKEFLDAKTPPLLNVSPSPPTPLAGCLFDLVVKPIALSSNSVNQKFSNLVYEEFANNFFVHPLSEPVKMFFLPAFSSWSGFPHQQFLQFIRTSENISYSSNLLYSVLALTEQCMAAENVSWEILSEHLQVLALLSCNITKLHGLRKSNTEDNEDSSSDEEADIENAYRNKHEAQLLRECSALINNPNRVNYLLQAVEHCDDSHVMQSLCKLCHNLLISQKQAVHQYKILYLLALQPSFLAKLWNAILSVRQATLFGNSSSLLSDLSFGIMLTPTDADRIVPLLATFCALFSLLNATLHDGEFYNDDQQQPSGLMPFSLSSLVQMTLILRDVTLGLVELAYPETRPSVRDQYRFEGFSSSSSTFESVDTVVWAHLFKVCVALLRNLNARDLRRQFCPDNHWVSSNISLHQFEKPTTLSMHRRGRLRALYRPFMERPSLTREELEEGPPPSTKEIRVMTILKELPFTIPFQERVVVFQNMVYKDKMIHRGLSSHFFDGSEIRIGVRRNYLYEDAFEKLSLENEPDLRNVMRVQLTSTIGVDEVGIDGGGLFREFLAELLKTAFDPNRGFFRLTTDNLLYPNPNVHLLHQNFQPHYFFIGRMLGKAMYENLLVELPLAEFFLSKITGRNCDVDFHNLASLDPVIYRNLLYLKTYDGDVADLGLDFTVMTNDFGECKVNELKPGGSNIPVTNANRIEYIHQMADYKLNKQIRAQVSAFKQGLANVIPLDWLYMFNSKELQVLISGAEVPVDLADLKSHTYYSGGFSDKHPTIDLFWRVMEDFSEVQKKQVLKFVTSCSRPPLLGFKELDPPFCIQLAGSSVDRLPTSSTCMNLLKLPEFTDYQSLKDKLLYAIQSGAGFELS
- the LOC140225831 gene encoding ubiquitin-protein ligase E3C-like isoform X2, which produces MYSFEGQFRRLPEQNLAGASRKQERDELLQKAHFDRKKREDDRKRLVCAVQLQAAIRSFIARQKVKAILRSEFDQAVKQSERQSVDLNALGQLSTRLLFFYKAEVDNHRLIWLAKHLLKLSPAVNVSSCQNKSSPWRWRLKRLLFLNLQLLKIDIESVAAPLRVLEVFTSEVNDSSVSKETSTQHLVEILEFLVSRGFFGRLKEFLDAKTPPLLNVSPSPPTPLAGCLFDLVVKPIALSSNSVNQKFSNLVYEEFANNFFVHPLSEPVKMFFLPAFSSWSGFPHQQFLQFIRTSENISYSSNLLYSVLALTEQCMAENVSWEILSEHLQVLALLSCNITKLHGLRKSNTEDNEDSSSDEEADIENAYRNKHEAQLLRECSALINNPNRVNYLLQAVEHCDDSHVMQSLCKLCHNLLISQKQAVHQYKILYLLALQPSFLAKLWNAILSVRQATLFGNSSSLLSDLSFGIMLTPTDADRIVPLLATFCALFSLLNATLHDGEFYNDDQQQPSGLMPFSLSSLVQMTLILRDVTLGLVELAYPETRPSVRDQYRFEGFSSSSSTFESVDTVVWAHLFKVCVALLRNLNARDLRRQFCPDNHWVSSNISLHQFEKPTTLSMHRRGRLRALYRPFMERPSLTREELEEGPPPSTKEIRVMTILKELPFTIPFQERVVVFQNMVYKDKMIHRGLSSHFFDGSEIRIGVRRNYLYEDAFEKLSLENEPDLRNVMRVQLTSTIGVDEVGIDGGGLFREFLAELLKTAFDPNRGFFRLTTDNLLYPNPNVHLLHQNFQPHYFFIGRMLGKAMYENLLVELPLAEFFLSKITGRNCDVDFHNLASLDPVIYRNLLYLKTYDGDVADLGLDFTVMTNDFGECKVNELKPGGSNIPVTNANRIEYIHQMADYKLNKQIRAQVSAFKQGLANVIPLDWLYMFNSKELQVLISGAEVPVDLADLKSHTYYSGGFSDKHPTIDLFWRVMEDFSEVQKKQVLKFVTSCSRPPLLGFKELDPPFCIQLAGSSVDRLPTSSTCMNLLKLPEFTDYQSLKDKLLYAIQSGAGFELS